The following coding sequences lie in one Tichowtungia aerotolerans genomic window:
- a CDS encoding heparin lyase I family protein produces MSVSRYILTGPVGSKSGLMVLVGLVVVLLFSREVRGQSLIETIDYETGDLSQWKNPSSSNHDGSITPAVVASPVRSGFFSGHYVMLDGRTESAAQRIPLETEIWAGWSLFIPQSLPDAETGTVSQFIGYQPPDFEGGNYHVKISGGSWGVWMRNIGANSADVLGLRPVQKEEWTDLFVHARFSYTNGFFTLYIRDSEGEQRFDLIESGQTFVDAPLGPYFKAGLYAGFSEGSDIFVDEYRVCIAGQRRDVDPAMRVSAGVPELLSIQPESRSRFVRLAWSSIPGAAYQVFGSRSLSPWTPSLLTAVSANDNFAGTSIPMGGDSSWFFTVTPFFTGVVDRFDNGAVEDSDSIAGFWSVYANAGYSAATESGSALTLSAFDASSKRATLLSDSVSAADFWSNPVSLKINEFSYSHAAGVQDGDTIFHFGLTAHGVAVSMRNMKTVFSVSLRANGSLVVGWKAEVGLNPEDGTDLLDTVVLDTALIDSVELQLDGTGSQLVWSITLGRDGVYETYSDMMSATDTFALKTEWASAERYRVAVEGQSGGSVNTSGEYVRFEIGEVILEAGLSP; encoded by the coding sequence ATGAGCGTGTCTCGATATATCTTAACCGGTCCGGTGGGTTCAAAATCCGGGTTGATGGTTTTAGTGGGACTGGTGGTCGTCCTGCTTTTCTCCCGGGAGGTCCGGGGGCAGTCACTGATTGAAACAATCGACTATGAAACCGGCGATTTATCCCAGTGGAAAAATCCGAGCAGCAGCAACCATGACGGCTCCATCACGCCAGCTGTCGTTGCCTCGCCGGTTCGTTCCGGTTTTTTTTCGGGACACTATGTGATGCTGGATGGCCGCACGGAAAGTGCGGCGCAACGGATCCCCCTGGAGACAGAAATCTGGGCCGGGTGGTCGCTGTTTATTCCTCAAAGCCTGCCGGATGCGGAGACCGGGACAGTTTCGCAGTTTATCGGTTATCAGCCGCCGGATTTTGAAGGCGGGAATTATCACGTCAAAATAAGCGGCGGCAGCTGGGGAGTTTGGATGCGCAATATCGGCGCGAACAGTGCGGATGTTTTGGGCTTGCGCCCGGTGCAGAAAGAAGAGTGGACCGATCTGTTTGTCCATGCACGGTTTTCTTATACCAACGGTTTTTTCACCTTGTACATTCGTGATTCTGAAGGAGAACAGCGGTTCGACCTGATTGAATCCGGGCAGACATTTGTCGATGCCCCGCTGGGGCCGTATTTTAAAGCCGGATTGTATGCCGGATTTTCCGAAGGGTCGGACATTTTTGTTGATGAATATCGTGTTTGTATCGCCGGACAGCGCAGGGATGTTGATCCCGCGATGAGGGTTTCGGCCGGGGTGCCGGAGCTTCTGTCCATTCAGCCGGAGTCCCGGTCCCGGTTTGTTCGCTTGGCATGGAGCTCGATTCCCGGAGCCGCTTATCAGGTTTTTGGATCGCGCAGTCTGTCGCCGTGGACCCCTTCTTTGCTGACGGCGGTCAGTGCAAATGACAACTTCGCTGGCACGTCGATCCCGATGGGGGGAGATTCCTCATGGTTTTTTACAGTCACTCCGTTTTTTACCGGAGTGGTTGATCGGTTTGATAACGGCGCGGTAGAAGACAGCGATTCCATCGCCGGATTCTGGAGCGTGTATGCAAATGCCGGGTATTCAGCTGCGACCGAGTCTGGATCAGCGCTGACATTGTCGGCGTTCGACGCCTCCAGCAAAAGAGCAACACTTCTTTCCGACAGTGTTTCCGCCGCCGATTTCTGGTCCAATCCGGTGTCTCTTAAAATTAATGAATTTTCGTACTCTCACGCAGCAGGTGTTCAGGACGGCGACACGATTTTTCACTTTGGGCTCACGGCTCATGGGGTCGCTGTCAGCATGCGCAACATGAAAACTGTGTTCTCCGTCAGTTTGCGGGCGAACGGCAGTTTGGTTGTCGGCTGGAAAGCCGAAGTCGGACTGAACCCCGAGGATGGCACAGATCTGCTGGACACGGTGGTTTTGGATACGGCTTTGATTGATTCGGTTGAGTTGCAGCTCGATGGCACCGGATCTCAATTGGTGTGGAGTATTACCTTGGGCCGGGATGGAGTCTATGAGACGTACAGCGATATGATGAGTGCGACCGATACGTTTGCTCTGAAAACCGAGTGGGCTTCTGCGGAACGCTATCGTGTTGCTGTTGAAGGACAGAGCGGCGGTTCAGTGAATACTTCTGGCGAGTATGTTCGGTTCGAGATCGGTGAGGTGATTCTTGAGGCGGGCTTGAGTCCTTAG
- a CDS encoding glycoside hydrolase family protein: MTVVYDKYDLRATASRALHYLTSMVDPDYDNLPYWLIGINENPAWAEHCRVDDAELVASWYEAIVSVRDILGEEKGADVEASFRRHIMKSWGEHGLRYHEDYPWSKTNHSSFHEMAYILSALNRMLANNPDDKEAERRASELVRGMRKLIIQRKTKTFWSGDYEEPEVIYEFPNDVYLRDGGFDQSCHTGRGELSIRNGMMLHALTVRYDQAGDEIALDLAIGIANHLLGVSRYFNWKMEFFGHVHSAVWVASGLVRLGRIAKESRYIEKGKAIYDYVRSLSSSFGWVPEYAQWHPMDEEHCETCCIKDMIECCTELIEAGYDECWNDLNLFIRNQLEENQVKDGKFVAVDNTQEATVARTYQDIDERVIGGWSGGALPNSISLSRFRSIAGCCVGTAPQALKLVWDRVISETPDMLVVNLPIEKETESVSVEVGYPNEGYICAKVKQDGVVAIRLHPWMPEKVTFSVDGNPVECRVENGLAIFPTVSEGSAVELSHELETVEHTEEVAGGEYTGIWRGPDVVDLLPHGDPLRLYQRRADMPKEYPEASQRGGGKGFNMAPTEQKR, translated from the coding sequence ATGACAGTTGTTTACGACAAGTACGATCTGCGTGCCACCGCATCGCGGGCACTTCATTATCTGACTTCTATGGTCGACCCGGACTATGATAACCTGCCGTACTGGTTGATCGGCATTAATGAAAATCCGGCATGGGCGGAGCACTGCCGGGTGGATGATGCTGAACTGGTTGCATCGTGGTACGAAGCAATTGTTTCGGTCCGCGACATTCTGGGAGAAGAAAAAGGGGCGGATGTTGAAGCTTCCTTTCGCCGGCATATTATGAAGTCATGGGGAGAGCACGGATTGCGTTACCATGAAGACTACCCCTGGAGCAAAACCAACCATAGCTCCTTTCATGAAATGGCCTATATTCTATCAGCGCTTAACCGTATGCTGGCTAACAATCCGGACGATAAAGAGGCCGAACGACGTGCGTCAGAATTGGTGCGGGGAATGCGTAAGCTGATCATTCAGCGCAAGACCAAAACATTCTGGTCCGGGGATTATGAAGAGCCGGAGGTGATTTATGAGTTTCCCAACGATGTTTATTTGCGGGATGGCGGGTTTGATCAGAGTTGTCATACCGGTCGTGGCGAGCTCTCCATTCGCAACGGCATGATGCTGCATGCGTTGACGGTACGTTATGATCAGGCTGGGGATGAAATCGCTCTGGATCTGGCGATTGGTATTGCCAACCATCTGCTGGGCGTCAGCCGCTATTTTAACTGGAAAATGGAATTCTTCGGGCACGTTCACTCAGCGGTTTGGGTCGCTAGCGGATTGGTTCGTCTCGGGCGTATTGCCAAAGAGAGTCGATATATTGAAAAAGGGAAAGCGATTTACGATTATGTCCGTTCCCTGTCCTCCTCTTTTGGTTGGGTTCCGGAATATGCGCAGTGGCATCCGATGGATGAGGAGCATTGTGAGACCTGCTGTATCAAAGATATGATTGAGTGCTGTACGGAACTGATTGAAGCCGGATATGATGAATGCTGGAACGATCTGAACCTTTTTATCCGCAATCAGTTGGAGGAAAATCAGGTTAAAGACGGTAAGTTTGTTGCGGTCGACAATACTCAGGAAGCTACCGTAGCCCGAACCTATCAGGACATTGATGAACGAGTGATCGGCGGCTGGTCCGGCGGCGCGCTGCCTAATTCAATCTCTCTGAGCCGTTTTCGATCGATTGCCGGCTGTTGTGTCGGGACGGCTCCGCAGGCCCTGAAGCTGGTCTGGGATCGCGTGATCTCTGAGACGCCGGATATGCTGGTGGTTAACCTGCCGATTGAAAAAGAGACGGAAAGCGTGTCGGTTGAAGTCGGCTATCCGAACGAAGGGTACATCTGTGCAAAAGTGAAGCAGGACGGCGTCGTAGCAATCCGCCTGCATCCCTGGATGCCGGAAAAGGTGACGTTTTCAGTCGATGGCAACCCGGTAGAATGCCGTGTGGAAAACGGGCTGGCGATTTTTCCGACCGTTTCCGAGGGCAGTGCGGTGGAACTGAGTCATGAACTCGAAACTGTGGAGCATACAGAAGAGGTGGCCGGCGGCGAATACACCGGAATCTGGCGTGGTCCCGATGTGGTGGATCTGCTTCCACACGGCGACCCGCTTCGTCTCTATCAGCGTCGGGCCGATATGCCAAAAGAATATCCGGAGGCGTCTCAAAGGGGTGGCGGTAAAGGGTTTAATATGGCGCCGACGGAACAGAAACGATAG
- a CDS encoding sulfatase family protein, with product MKPLNIIYIHSHDTGRYIQPYGYSVKSPAMQAFAEEGVLFRNAFCQSPTCSPSRASLLTGQPAHCAGMYDLAHFGFRLNDYSEHILHTLRRAGYKSALFGFQHITDWAAPEAIGYDEINVTKDCRALEVVPMAQAYLERHHEAPFFLDIGIAETHRLGGGFFSDAGKALGDARYCRPPAPLPDTLEIRQDYADYARAVEVYDQAVANLMSTLEKTGLSEQTLVIITTDHGSPFPNMKCSLSDQGTGVMLMMRGPTGSVFRGGKVIDAIVTQMDLFPTLCELAGVEKPVWLAGKSLHPLVAGTVDRLHESIFFEINYHGGVCFPHRSIRTDRYKLIHFYRELAAAPHCCDAGLSRELFDAHDWGAYWEEDVQLYDLFFDPLEQRNLAENPSVADVKNNLTDRLVQWQKTTGDPLLEGGLPDRK from the coding sequence ATGAAACCTTTGAATATTATCTATATCCACTCGCATGATACCGGTCGGTATATCCAGCCTTACGGGTATTCGGTAAAGAGTCCGGCGATGCAGGCATTTGCCGAAGAGGGGGTGTTGTTCCGTAACGCGTTTTGCCAGTCGCCCACCTGTTCGCCAAGTCGTGCATCCCTGCTTACCGGGCAGCCGGCGCATTGTGCGGGGATGTATGATCTGGCGCACTTTGGATTCCGGCTCAACGACTACAGCGAGCACATACTGCACACGTTGCGGCGGGCAGGGTACAAGTCCGCCCTGTTCGGGTTTCAGCACATCACCGACTGGGCTGCGCCGGAGGCGATCGGGTACGATGAAATCAATGTGACCAAAGACTGTCGCGCTTTGGAAGTCGTCCCTATGGCGCAGGCCTATCTTGAGCGCCATCACGAAGCCCCCTTCTTTTTGGATATCGGCATCGCTGAAACGCACCGCCTTGGGGGAGGATTTTTTAGTGACGCCGGCAAGGCTCTCGGCGATGCGCGCTATTGTCGTCCTCCCGCTCCGCTTCCCGATACGCTCGAAATCCGGCAAGACTACGCCGACTATGCCCGGGCGGTCGAAGTCTACGATCAGGCGGTGGCGAACCTGATGAGTACTTTGGAAAAAACCGGCTTGTCTGAGCAGACGCTGGTTATCATTACGACGGATCACGGATCGCCGTTTCCGAACATGAAATGTTCGCTGAGCGATCAGGGTACCGGCGTCATGCTGATGATGCGTGGACCGACTGGCTCGGTCTTCCGGGGTGGCAAAGTGATCGATGCTATAGTCACGCAGATGGACCTGTTTCCAACCCTCTGCGAATTGGCGGGTGTGGAAAAACCGGTTTGGCTTGCCGGAAAAAGTCTCCATCCGCTGGTGGCCGGGACGGTCGATCGGTTGCACGAATCCATCTTTTTCGAAATCAACTATCATGGCGGGGTCTGTTTCCCGCATCGCAGCATCCGAACCGATCGGTATAAGCTTATTCATTTTTATCGCGAATTAGCCGCTGCTCCGCACTGCTGCGATGCGGGGCTCTCCCGGGAATTGTTCGATGCGCACGACTGGGGTGCGTACTGGGAGGAGGATGTGCAGCTCTATGATCTGTTTTTCGACCCGTTGGAGCAGAGGAATCTGGCGGAAAATCCTTCTGTTGCAGACGTTAAGAATAACCTGACTGACCGGTTGGTTCAGTGGCAAAAGACTACAGGGGACCCCCTGCTGGAGGGCGGACTGCCCGACAGGAAATAG
- a CDS encoding HAD family hydrolase yields MDYISQLRSFPRENDFFIGFDSDGCVFDSMELKHKECFCPAVIKHMRCQPVSKAAREVWDFVNLYSKTRGCNRFLALQYFRDLLNARPDVNARGFQPLELPELDAWVKRESRLGNPALEKEVERTGNEELRKLFDWSLEVNGRVLDMVDGVLPFPGVMDVLRQGKGRADMMVISQTPLDAIEREWEENGMTGYVRLIAAQEHGTKTEHIRFATEGKGYGPDSVLMIGDAPGDAQAAADNNALFYPILPGHEESSWAQLAGEGLSRFFDGTYNGNYQQMLLQKFDASLPENPV; encoded by the coding sequence ATGGATTATATTTCTCAACTGAGGAGTTTTCCCCGGGAAAACGACTTCTTTATTGGCTTTGACAGCGATGGTTGCGTATTTGACTCAATGGAGCTGAAGCACAAAGAATGCTTTTGTCCGGCTGTAATCAAACATATGCGTTGTCAGCCGGTCAGTAAAGCTGCCCGGGAAGTATGGGACTTTGTCAACCTCTACAGTAAAACCCGTGGATGCAATCGCTTTCTTGCTCTTCAGTATTTCCGCGACCTGCTCAATGCGCGGCCAGACGTGAACGCCCGCGGATTCCAGCCATTGGAACTCCCTGAACTGGATGCGTGGGTTAAACGTGAGAGCAGGTTGGGCAACCCGGCGCTGGAAAAGGAAGTTGAACGGACCGGGAATGAAGAGCTCAGGAAGCTGTTCGACTGGAGTCTCGAAGTCAATGGGCGTGTACTCGATATGGTTGACGGTGTGCTGCCGTTCCCTGGAGTCATGGATGTTTTAAGACAGGGCAAAGGTCGTGCGGACATGATGGTTATTTCCCAAACGCCGCTCGATGCTATCGAGCGCGAATGGGAAGAGAATGGAATGACCGGATATGTCCGTCTGATCGCTGCTCAGGAACACGGCACTAAAACAGAACACATTCGTTTTGCGACAGAGGGAAAAGGGTACGGTCCCGACAGCGTGCTGATGATCGGTGATGCCCCCGGTGATGCTCAGGCCGCCGCCGATAACAATGCTCTCTTTTATCCAATCCTTCCCGGACATGAAGAGTCTTCCTGGGCTCAACTGGCTGGAGAAGGACTGTCCCGGTTTTTTGACGGAACCTATAACGGAAACTACCAGCAGATGCTGCTTCAAAAGTTTGATGCTTCCTTGCCCGAAAACCCGGTTTGA
- a CDS encoding cellulase family glycosylhydrolase, with amino-acid sequence MMTTRYTRWLQLTICSLLLAGPFGRARAQDFFVGRERAGARVSLSSTVSLPPFALLEADEKTYLKVEGRGGSAYELDNCLQGSEGSVSMDLAMIDDEKPGLTRQDFLTMTGADGFGFTAAYLHVEQVVLVSFWSRESFGGHYHKIKIPFEWTKGTSHQLVMNWKQQADGKMELTLSAGDEIRTAKIPFGFPPFKRLLVGFTPYKKSAEYQGLALADIVFRDKAVKIEPRTQVGFVPTEAADAGPVNSVAVLYAPPGRVQDNHLLRDVRYAFNDDLNSSWRQPRNQANIFITIDLRMPTKVTGWRMAATLPRPFSSPRWDRDENRNLCRDLGPAAYVAQYSEDGINWKTFYQPPKTMKVYPKRHHEIVLPQPITTRFLRLGYPNKSQLGFGVVADIVIRGEGGKEIDSCRRRRDINRMWRQLEYTEQKLSYVRKASAELEEKYDLVFVPAELSVLETQTAELVEKLAGIRQVSDSPLDAFRQTSEELVAKTEALHAQANQWLAVAAFPSRVKIAERRVGIMGTPAELQATLEELTQISVRRDFRDRDRFEELAESINEAFRSYALEHKAFAYRDGRFFHHPDGSKLIPWGLNYNLVGAPVQTILERPCDFDMGSLIEYDESDFRNLHLMGFNTIRLVTRSHVMEIDCDTGEYDKEYFDHLQKVLDYCTKYEIYVIMDLHHWYAGLDRFVGSPNASGPFLSMVFDRLVDLCYDEPMLLVYEIIANEPNLDENTPLMFDHPDRSNVSDAYLLRTAWNQWLKNKYGTREVLQAAWSRTGKFQPENSLGDNESWDDETIFAPHELLRKYPYMSFKDMTRLRDFYAYCMSVYNGIAKDLVEQIKAKDPDHLINYNVSHDLQRVTRVKGISENFPTYCRWWFDNPPEGADSITDHYEIVGMSHKFRPTGMPWYAGEMWIFQDNAKYFSEMLACGGGIIGWQYFPGRKFEHALGFDRWLRDHWKIWPEVSWFFNNADGFQKARLAIVVSSLTPESGFTGIAGLLGQMDVDYDLFTGQTILRDPTVLNDYEAIVLNLTRMDLGAVSNVLSTCTQPVLMAGRMDVDALANYGTGVRPALENMLLRPRVELAAEQSGLSGCSVNLSRKWFFTTDPEEAGETKGFPALEDFSGWDSLAVPGAWEDEAISRGRYTGYDGVGWYAVQFEIPDSLSDADLTFYARAIDDQDEAFFNGVSIGKTDTSVPNYWKAARKYRIPQKLVREGVNTLVVRVIDNKGNGGMVQGPVEIGPWEYQDCEIVLQRPLGKVAAGLLGNISVAASQESVTRDQLLPGVEEVATFGDSAALIKKDNFYLYFGGDGIALNALNDAEAKVLAAFLTSTDVGAVYPVTPESRDLNIRRFTKFAFVENEAQDAVPVNLTTLFPEKEILWYQILEEPFETRTDLGENIVIPASGLLGVAFKAEQAVAQ; translated from the coding sequence ATGATGACTACACGATACACCCGCTGGCTTCAGTTGACCATCTGTAGTTTGCTGCTTGCCGGACCATTCGGGCGCGCAAGAGCGCAGGACTTCTTTGTCGGCCGTGAGCGGGCGGGTGCGCGCGTTTCATTGAGCTCCACGGTTTCTTTACCGCCCTTTGCGCTGCTGGAGGCTGACGAAAAAACCTATCTGAAAGTTGAGGGCCGCGGCGGAAGTGCGTACGAGTTGGATAACTGCCTGCAGGGTAGTGAAGGATCCGTTTCCATGGATCTGGCGATGATCGATGATGAAAAGCCCGGCCTCACACGGCAGGATTTTTTGACGATGACCGGTGCTGATGGGTTCGGGTTTACTGCGGCCTATCTTCATGTTGAGCAGGTGGTGCTGGTGTCGTTCTGGAGCCGTGAATCCTTTGGCGGCCATTACCATAAAATCAAAATTCCGTTTGAGTGGACAAAGGGAACCAGTCATCAGCTGGTCATGAACTGGAAGCAGCAGGCCGACGGGAAAATGGAGCTTACGCTGTCAGCCGGTGACGAGATTCGCACAGCGAAAATTCCTTTTGGGTTTCCACCGTTCAAACGGCTGCTGGTCGGGTTCACTCCCTATAAGAAAAGTGCGGAGTATCAGGGGCTGGCGCTGGCGGACATTGTGTTCCGCGACAAGGCAGTGAAAATTGAGCCTCGCACGCAGGTCGGTTTTGTTCCGACCGAAGCCGCGGATGCCGGTCCGGTCAACAGCGTGGCGGTTCTTTACGCCCCCCCGGGACGGGTGCAGGATAATCACCTGTTGCGCGATGTCCGTTATGCCTTTAACGATGATCTGAATTCATCGTGGCGGCAGCCGCGCAATCAGGCGAATATCTTCATTACGATAGATCTGCGCATGCCGACGAAGGTAACGGGCTGGCGAATGGCGGCGACGCTGCCCCGGCCGTTTTCCAGTCCCAGATGGGACCGTGATGAAAATCGCAATCTCTGTCGTGACTTAGGTCCGGCCGCCTACGTTGCCCAGTATTCTGAAGACGGCATTAATTGGAAAACCTTTTACCAGCCGCCGAAAACCATGAAGGTGTATCCCAAACGCCATCATGAAATTGTTTTGCCGCAGCCGATTACGACCCGTTTCCTGCGCCTGGGGTATCCCAATAAGTCTCAGCTCGGCTTCGGGGTGGTGGCAGATATCGTTATTCGCGGAGAGGGTGGAAAGGAAATCGACTCCTGTCGCCGGCGTCGTGATATCAACCGCATGTGGCGTCAGCTCGAATATACGGAGCAGAAACTTTCGTATGTCCGGAAAGCATCGGCTGAACTGGAGGAAAAATATGATCTGGTTTTTGTGCCGGCGGAACTGTCTGTACTGGAAACTCAGACTGCGGAGCTTGTCGAAAAACTGGCCGGGATAAGGCAGGTTTCGGATTCCCCTCTTGACGCGTTTCGGCAAACGAGCGAAGAGCTGGTTGCAAAGACGGAAGCGCTTCATGCGCAAGCCAACCAGTGGCTGGCGGTCGCGGCATTTCCTTCGCGGGTAAAAATTGCCGAGCGCCGCGTCGGTATCATGGGAACTCCGGCGGAGCTGCAGGCAACGCTGGAGGAGTTGACGCAGATTTCCGTCCGGCGCGATTTCCGTGATCGGGATCGGTTTGAAGAGTTGGCGGAAAGCATTAATGAGGCCTTTCGGTCCTATGCGCTCGAGCACAAGGCATTTGCCTATCGCGACGGCCGCTTTTTCCATCATCCGGACGGCAGCAAGCTGATCCCGTGGGGCCTTAACTACAATCTGGTCGGTGCACCGGTGCAGACGATCCTGGAGCGTCCGTGTGATTTCGATATGGGGAGTCTGATAGAGTATGATGAGTCGGATTTTCGGAACCTCCATCTGATGGGCTTCAATACGATCCGTCTGGTGACGCGTTCGCATGTGATGGAGATTGACTGTGATACGGGCGAGTACGACAAGGAGTATTTTGATCACCTGCAGAAAGTCCTCGATTATTGCACTAAGTATGAAATTTACGTGATCATGGATCTCCACCATTGGTATGCCGGGCTGGATCGCTTTGTCGGCTCTCCGAATGCGTCAGGGCCGTTCCTCTCTATGGTCTTTGACCGGCTGGTTGATCTCTGTTACGACGAGCCGATGCTGCTCGTCTACGAAATTATTGCCAATGAGCCCAATCTCGACGAAAACACCCCGCTGATGTTTGACCATCCCGATCGCAGCAATGTGTCGGATGCGTATCTGTTGCGGACGGCATGGAACCAGTGGCTGAAGAATAAATATGGAACTCGCGAGGTTCTGCAGGCTGCGTGGAGCCGGACCGGGAAATTCCAGCCTGAAAACAGCCTGGGAGACAATGAAAGCTGGGACGATGAAACCATTTTTGCTCCGCACGAGCTGCTGCGAAAATACCCCTATATGAGTTTTAAGGACATGACCCGGCTTCGTGATTTCTATGCCTATTGTATGTCTGTCTACAACGGGATTGCTAAAGATTTGGTGGAGCAGATCAAAGCGAAGGATCCCGACCATCTGATTAATTACAATGTGTCGCACGACCTGCAGCGCGTGACGCGGGTTAAGGGCATCAGCGAAAACTTTCCCACATACTGTCGCTGGTGGTTTGATAACCCGCCGGAGGGTGCCGACTCGATTACCGATCACTATGAGATTGTGGGCATGTCCCATAAGTTCCGTCCGACGGGGATGCCGTGGTATGCCGGGGAAATGTGGATCTTTCAGGATAATGCCAAATATTTTTCCGAGATGCTTGCCTGTGGCGGCGGGATTATCGGCTGGCAGTATTTCCCCGGGCGGAAATTTGAACACGCTCTGGGATTTGACCGCTGGCTTCGTGATCATTGGAAAATCTGGCCGGAGGTCTCCTGGTTTTTCAACAATGCCGATGGGTTCCAGAAGGCAAGGCTGGCCATCGTTGTTTCTTCATTAACTCCGGAGTCCGGCTTTACAGGTATCGCCGGCCTGCTGGGACAAATGGATGTCGATTATGACCTTTTTACAGGCCAGACAATTCTTCGTGATCCAACGGTTTTAAATGACTATGAGGCGATTGTGCTGAACCTGACCCGAATGGATCTTGGTGCGGTGAGTAATGTCCTGAGTACATGCACTCAGCCGGTATTGATGGCCGGACGCATGGATGTGGATGCCTTGGCCAATTACGGAACCGGGGTTCGTCCGGCGCTCGAAAACATGTTGCTTCGTCCGCGTGTCGAGCTGGCGGCCGAGCAGAGCGGGCTATCCGGCTGTTCTGTGAATCTTTCCCGGAAATGGTTTTTTACCACCGATCCGGAGGAGGCTGGCGAGACAAAAGGATTTCCTGCGCTGGAGGACTTTTCCGGATGGGATTCGCTGGCGGTTCCGGGTGCCTGGGAAGATGAGGCGATCAGTCGGGGACGCTACACCGGCTATGATGGGGTCGGCTGGTATGCTGTGCAGTTTGAAATTCCAGACTCCCTGTCCGATGCGGACCTTACGTTTTATGCTCGTGCCATTGACGATCAGGATGAGGCTTTTTTCAATGGTGTGTCGATTGGTAAAACCGATACCTCGGTTCCGAACTACTGGAAGGCGGCGCGCAAGTATCGAATTCCACAAAAGCTGGTTCGGGAAGGCGTGAATACACTGGTGGTCCGCGTTATCGATAACAAAGGGAACGGAGGAATGGTTCAGGGGCCGGTGGAAATCGGTCCGTGGGAGTATCAGGACTGCGAGATTGTTTTGCAGCGGCCGCTCGGAAAAGTTGCCGCGGGCCTTCTTGGAAACATTTCCGTGGCGGCGTCCCAGGAAAGTGTGACGCGGGATCAGCTGTTGCCGGGAGTTGAGGAGGTTGCCACATTCGGAGATTCTGCGGCGCTGATTAAAAAAGATAACTTCTATCTTTATTTCGGCGGTGACGGCATTGCGCTGAACGCGCTGAATGACGCCGAGGCGAAAGTGCTGGCAGCCTTTTTGACGAGCACAGATGTCGGAGCCGTTTATCCGGTAACGCCCGAGAGCCGCGACCTGAACATTCGTCGTTTCACAAAATTCGCCTTTGTTGAAAACGAAGCACAGGATGCAGTTCCGGTCAACCTGACCACCCTGTTCCCGGAGAAGGAAATTCTCTGGTACCAGATCTTGGAGGAACCGTTCGAAACCAGAACAGATCTGGGTGAAAACATCGTCATCCCGGCATCGGGACTCCTCGGAGTTGCATTTAAAGCGGAACAGGCCGTCGCACAATGA